The Nocardia vinacea genome contains the following window.
CCGAACGCGACTGACCCCCTGCGCTTCGATGCCGCCAAGCAGTCACCTGCGTATATCCCCAGCCCGACACCGCCCGCTTATGTGCCCGCTCCGACGCGGAACGGTCAGGCTCTGAAGCTGAGGGCTACGGCGCGGCGGCGATCGCCAGTCCGATCAAGCTCACGACCTTGACTACCTCCAACCCCACATACCAATAGTGAGCGTGCGAGCGCGGTAACTCCGCGCCCGCGAGCACGCGGTCCGAGCGGCGGGTCAGCAGTGGCCGGACCGCGAGGAGTTGGATTGCGAGGATCGCGGCAGCCACACCGAGCCAGATCCGAACCGCACCGCTGGGTGCGACAACCAGGGTCGCGACGATCAACAGGACGGCGAGAGCGGCCTCCACGACATTGAGCGCCCGGAATACCAACCGTCCGATGCCGAGGCCGAGCGGCACGGTGATGCCCGGCGCCCGGAACTTCAGCGGCGCTTCCAGGAACGAGATGGCCAGCACCATGCCGAGCCACAGCATCGGAAGCAACCACAGCAGGTATTGCGCGACGGTTTCCATGTCGCGCACGCTACCGACAGCATCGTCGATAGATCAGGGTCGAAGGCCCCTATCAGAGCTTGACCAGGGTGCGGCTGTATTGCGGGATGAGGCGGATCTTGCCTGCGGTGCCGAAGTCGATGGTGACGGTCGCCAGGGGGCCGAAGCCTTCGGCGGCTACCACGCGGCCGAGGCCGTACTTGTCATCGCTGACTCGATCGCCGACAGCCAGTACGAGATTGGCATTGTTGCGGCTGGCGCCACCGGGTGCGGGGCGGCGTGGGGCGCGGTCGCTGACGCCCGGTCGCTGCTGATTCCAGCCGTCGCGGGTCCAGTCGTGTTCCAGGCCGTCGTCGTCGCCGCGGCGGCGGATGCTGCGGGTGAGCGGCGAACCCTTCGGCTCCAACCGCTTCCAGTCGACGAGGTGGGCCGGTATCTCTTGCAGGAATCGGGATTCCGGATTCGAGACCGGCTGCCCCCAGCCGGAGCGCACCACCGCGCGGGTGACGTAGAGCCGTTGCCTCGCCCGGGTGATGCCGACGTAAGCGAGGCGGCGTTCCTCGGCCAGTTCGGTCGGATCGCCGAGTGCGCGCATATGCGGGAACTGCCCGTCCTCCCAGCCGGTCACGAAGACCACCGGGAATTCCAGGCCCTTGGCCGTGTGCAGCGTCATCATGGTGACCACGCCGGTGCCCTCCTCGGGCAGCTGATCGCTATCGGCCACCAGCGAGACGCGTTCCAGGAAGGCGGCGAGCGAGCCCGGGTCGGGTTCGCCCTCGGCCACCTCCGGCACCAGTCCCTCTTCCCGGGCGGCCTCGGCATTGTTGTATGCCTCGGAGCTGAATTCCCGCGCGACGCTCACCAATTCGTTCAGATTGTCGAGCCGAGCACCGTCCTGCGGATCGTCGGAGCCCTCCAACTCGGCTCGGTAGCCAGTGCGGTCGAGAACCGCCTCGACCATATTGCCGAGGTCGGGAAAGTCCTGATCCGCCTGTGCACCGGCCTCCCGCACCTCTTCGAGCAGGTCGAGGAATCCGGCGATCGCGCGCTGCGCCCGTGTATTGAGCAGTGCCACTTTGCCATCGGCCGCATCGCGCAGTGCCTCGGCGAAACCGATGCCGCGCTGTTCGGCATGCACCGCTACACAGGCCTCGGCCCGGTCGCCGATGCCGCGGCGCGGAGTGTTGAGGATGCGGCGCAGGCTCACCGTATCGTCCGGATTGTCGAGCACGCGCAGGTACGCGACGATATCGCGCACCTCCTTGCGCTCGTAGAAGCGCACGCCGCCGACCACCTTGTAGGGCAGTCCCATACGAATGAAGATTTCTTCCAGCGCGCGGGAGTTGTTGTTGGTGCGGTAGAAGACCGCGACATCGCTGTAGTTGGCATCACCCGCGTCCACCAGCCGGTCGATCTCGCGCGCCACGAACGAGGCCTCGTCGTGCTCGTTGTCGGCGACGTAGCCGGTGATCAGATCGCCCTCACCGGAGTCGGTCCACAGCCGCTTGTCCCGGCGCTTCTCATTGCGCGATATCACCGCGTTCGCGGCGGACAGAATGTTCTGGGTGGAGCGGTAGTTCTGTTCCAGCAGAATGGTTTCCGCATCCGGGAAGTCGCGTTCGAATTCCTCGATATTGCGGATGGTCGCGCCGCGGAAGGCGTAGATGGACTGGTCCGCGTCACCGACGACGCACAGTTCGCTCGGCGCGACCGCGTCTTCGGTCTGCTCCTCCGCGTGATGCCCGACCAGCTCGCGGACCAGGATGTACTGGGCGTGGTTGGTGTCCTGGTACTCGTCGACCAGCACATGCCGGAACCGGCGACGGTAGTACTCGGCGACCTGCGGATGGTTCTGCAGCAGTGCCACCGTTTCGCCGATCAGATCGTCGAAGTCGAGTGCGTTCGCCGAACGCAACCGGCGCTGATATTCGGTGTACACGCGGGCGACGAGCCCGGGCAGTTCGGTTTCGTCGGTTTCGGCATCGGCGGTGGCCTGCTCGGGCCCGATGAGCTCGTTCTTCAAATTCGAGATGGCGGTGGCCAGCAGCCGCGCCGAATATTTCTTGACGTCGATATCGAAGTCGCGGCTGATCATGGTGAGCAACCGCCGGGAATCGTCGGCGTCGTAGATGGAGAAATTGGAGTTCAGGCCGGGCAGCAGCGCCGCCTGCATGCGCAGGATGCGGACGCAACTGGAGTGGAAGGTCGAGACCCACATGTTGTTCGCGCGCGGACCGACCAGCCCGCTCACCCGCTCGCGCATTTCGGCGGCGGCCTTATTGGTGAAGGTGATGGCCAGGACCTGACCAGGCGTTACGCCCCGAGCGGCCAGCAAATAGGCGATGCGCCGGGTGAGCACGGCGGTCTTGCCCGACCCCGCGCCCGCGACGATCAACAGCGGCGTACCGGTGTGTACGACCGCGGCGCGCTGCTGCGGGTTGAGGCCGTCGAGCAGTCGCTCGGCCTCCTCCGCGCGACGTTGCTCACGTTCGGCGCGGCGCTTTTCTTGTTCGACACGGTGCTTGTCGTCCACGACACGCCGCGAGGCTTCATCGACGGCCGGGTGCGGGACCCCCGCCACGGTGGGCACGGCAGGGTCGCCCATCTCCCCGGTGCGAGCAGCGTCGACCAGCGGTTTCTGCGCTGAATCCTGGTGCCGAGTCCGCCCGGCCTGCGTCTGGGGAGCCACCGTGATGTCCATCGTCCATCCACGCTACCGGCGGGCACCGACAGAGATGAAGTCTCGGTCGACATCGGTGTCCATTCGGCGAACCGATCGTTTCGAGCGACCTGCAAGCAGTCGCTACGGGAAGGTGAACCGCCCCGGGTCGACAGGGACGTCGCAACGTGCAAGCCTTCTCAGGAGATTCACAAAATGAGGTGTTTTGCATTGCTTCGACCCCATGGCAGACTGGCCCATATGACCTGCGCGACCGCCGCGAAGTATCCGATTCGGCTAACGGCCGGATATCGTGATCGCGGACTTTGTACCTGAGCGCGCTGCCTGGGGGGAGGATTGCATGACCTACCAGGTTTGTTTTGCACGGTGAAAGAACCGATCGGTAACGAGCTCGGCTCACCGGCCGATCCATGTTCTGACACGAGGAGATGAATGATGAGCACCCCCGCCACGACGACCGGGTCTGATTCGGCTCTGCCCCACACCGAGGCCGAGATCGACAAGCTCCGCAAGGAGATCGACCAGCTCGACGCGGAAATTCTGGCCGCCATCAAGCGCCGCACCGAGATCTCGCGGATCATCGGCCGCACGCGTATGGCCTCCGGCGGCCCCCGCCTCGTACACAGTCGTGAGATGAAGGTGCTCGAGCGCTTCAGCGAACTCGGCCAGGAGGGCCACACCCTCGCCATGCTGCTGCTGCGCCTCGGTCGCGGCCGACTGGGCCACTGACCGTCTCCGGCCGCCACTAGCGGACCGATCGAACCACGCGACGTTCGCAAGATCGCCGCCTTCCACAAGGCCGCCCCGGGTGTATTTCACCCCGGGGCGGTCGTTTCATGTCTGCCGGTCAGGTGAGGGCGATGTACTTGGTGGACAAGTACTCCTCGATGCCCTCGATACCGCCTTCGCGGCCGAAGCCGGAGGCCTTGACGCCGCCGAAAGGTGCTGCGGGATCGGAAATTACGCCGCGGTTGATGCCGACCATGCCGGATTCGAGGCCCTCGGCGATGCGCAGAGCGCGGTCGAGATCGCGGGTGTAGACGTAGCTCACCAGGCCGAATTCGGTGTTGTTGGCCGCAGCGAGACCCTCTTCCTCGGTGTCGAAGCCGACGATGGGGGCGACGGGGCCGAAGACCTCCTCACGCAGGATCCGAGCATTCGCGGGGACCTCGCTGAGGATGGTCGCGGGATAGAACCAGCCGGGGCCGCCGGGAGCCTTGCCGCCGAGGCGGACCTGCGCACCGACTGCCACCGCGTCATCGACCAGTTCGCTGACGGTATCGAGCTGCTCCTCGTTGATCAGCGGGCCGAGCGTGGTGTTCGGATCGGTACCTGGTCCGAGGGTGACCGTATTCGACATCGCCTCGACGAGTTTGGTGGTGAACTCCTCGAGCACGCCGTTCTGCACGTGGAAGCGGTTGGCCGCGGTACACGCCTCGCCGCCATTGCGCAGTTTGGCCAGCATCGCACCCTGTACGGCGGCGTCGATATCGGCATCGTCGAAGACCACGAACGGTGCGTTGCCGCCGAGCTCCATCGAGGTGCGCAGCAGTCCGTTCGCCGACTTCTCCACCAGCTTCTTGCCGACCTCGGTGGATCCGGTGAAGGTGAGCTTGCGCAGGCGCGGATCGTCGAGCAGCGGCTGGGTGACGGCGCCGGAACGGCTGGAGGTGATCACCGAGAGCACCCCGTCCGGCAGCCCCGCCGCACTGCACAGCTTCGCCAGCGCCAACATGGTCAGCGGTGTGGCCGATGCGGGCTTGACGATCATCGTGCACCCCGCGGCCAGCGCGGGTCCGATCTTGCGGGTGCCCATGGCGAGCGGGAAGTTCCACGGTGTGATGGCCAAACACGGCCCGACCGGCTGTTTGTGCACCATGATCCGCCCGGTACCGGACGGCGCGTGCAGGTAGCGTCCGTGCGCCCGCACTGCCTCCTCGCTGAACCAGCGGAAGAATTCG
Protein-coding sequences here:
- the pcrA gene encoding DNA helicase PcrA; protein product: MDITVAPQTQAGRTRHQDSAQKPLVDAARTGEMGDPAVPTVAGVPHPAVDEASRRVVDDKHRVEQEKRRAEREQRRAEEAERLLDGLNPQQRAAVVHTGTPLLIVAGAGSGKTAVLTRRIAYLLAARGVTPGQVLAITFTNKAAAEMRERVSGLVGPRANNMWVSTFHSSCVRILRMQAALLPGLNSNFSIYDADDSRRLLTMISRDFDIDVKKYSARLLATAISNLKNELIGPEQATADAETDETELPGLVARVYTEYQRRLRSANALDFDDLIGETVALLQNHPQVAEYYRRRFRHVLVDEYQDTNHAQYILVRELVGHHAEEQTEDAVAPSELCVVGDADQSIYAFRGATIRNIEEFERDFPDAETILLEQNYRSTQNILSAANAVISRNEKRRDKRLWTDSGEGDLITGYVADNEHDEASFVAREIDRLVDAGDANYSDVAVFYRTNNNSRALEEIFIRMGLPYKVVGGVRFYERKEVRDIVAYLRVLDNPDDTVSLRRILNTPRRGIGDRAEACVAVHAEQRGIGFAEALRDAADGKVALLNTRAQRAIAGFLDLLEEVREAGAQADQDFPDLGNMVEAVLDRTGYRAELEGSDDPQDGARLDNLNELVSVAREFSSEAYNNAEAAREEGLVPEVAEGEPDPGSLAAFLERVSLVADSDQLPEEGTGVVTMMTLHTAKGLEFPVVFVTGWEDGQFPHMRALGDPTELAEERRLAYVGITRARQRLYVTRAVVRSGWGQPVSNPESRFLQEIPAHLVDWKRLEPKGSPLTRSIRRRGDDDGLEHDWTRDGWNQQRPGVSDRAPRRPAPGGASRNNANLVLAVGDRVSDDKYGLGRVVAAEGFGPLATVTIDFGTAGKIRLIPQYSRTLVKL
- a CDS encoding chorismate mutase produces the protein MSTPATTTGSDSALPHTEAEIDKLRKEIDQLDAEILAAIKRRTEISRIIGRTRMASGGPRLVHSREMKVLERFSELGQEGHTLAMLLLRLGRGRLGH
- a CDS encoding NAD-dependent succinate-semialdehyde dehydrogenase; translated protein: MVSEREVLQSVPTQLWIGGPVDATGGGTFPVHNPADGQVLAEVADATPEDAVRALDAAAAVQAEWAATPSRERGEILRRVFDQLTARAEEFALLMTLEMGKALPESRNEVRYGAEFFRWFSEEAVRAHGRYLHAPSGTGRIMVHKQPVGPCLAITPWNFPLAMGTRKIGPALAAGCTMIVKPASATPLTMLALAKLCSAAGLPDGVLSVITSSRSGAVTQPLLDDPRLRKLTFTGSTEVGKKLVEKSANGLLRTSMELGGNAPFVVFDDADIDAAVQGAMLAKLRNGGEACTAANRFHVQNGVLEEFTTKLVEAMSNTVTLGPGTDPNTTLGPLINEEQLDTVSELVDDAVAVGAQVRLGGKAPGGPGWFYPATILSEVPANARILREEVFGPVAPIVGFDTEEEGLAAANNTEFGLVSYVYTRDLDRALRIAEGLESGMVGINRGVISDPAAPFGGVKASGFGREGGIEGIEEYLSTKYIALT